A single window of Polyangiaceae bacterium DNA harbors:
- a CDS encoding VanW family protein, protein MRLAGSFEVKRYAAMTIIAVAAGLCITWLLLPPPVETPAVRPTPELRVASMPVPAQGDPVANALDLVRRYATGEITIKLPDGTGRKIRRGALGAEIDRVRLAGFVREAIRPESPLRRAHDANPPGTPLEVPLPLILDADAALDKLLALKAELDSAATDAYVDLAQKKLVPEKDGHRLDVYGTIARIEAAFRQGQDEVLAMVETVPPKRRAAELGNVEFSHVLGYFETRYTLGERAKDRTYNLRLAASRLDGAVVMPGEIFDFNEVVGPRDEAHGYRVAPVIAQGELVDGLGGGTCQISGTLHGAAFFAGLDIVERYPHSRPSYYIKLGLDATVVYPTINFRFRNPFNFPIVLHETVSNGIVRAEILGPARRHTVTYFRRIDEVVPFEEIERKTPKLPEGTRVLAQRGIPGFKTTSSRVVRDGAHGVRYRWTDSYPPTTQIFNVGSGPKELDVSAKDDDHPEYIVDEYLVVTQGPDIHTPGVSGPEPGGGTIESREPGRTGERGYYEKLGLTHFRGNESSDADAAPTVAAATETPVDDKAKKPDEPKTKKKKKKKKSKTADSG, encoded by the coding sequence ATGCGGCTCGCGGGATCCTTTGAGGTCAAACGGTATGCGGCGATGACGATCATCGCCGTCGCCGCAGGCCTTTGCATCACGTGGCTGCTTCTGCCGCCCCCCGTCGAAACGCCAGCGGTTCGTCCCACGCCCGAGCTGCGTGTCGCAAGCATGCCCGTGCCCGCGCAAGGCGATCCCGTTGCCAACGCGCTCGATCTCGTCAGGCGCTACGCGACGGGCGAGATCACGATCAAACTCCCCGATGGCACCGGTCGAAAAATTCGTCGCGGTGCGCTCGGTGCCGAGATCGACCGCGTGCGTCTCGCCGGGTTCGTTCGCGAAGCCATCCGCCCGGAAAGCCCTCTGCGCCGCGCGCACGATGCAAACCCGCCCGGCACGCCGCTGGAAGTTCCTTTGCCGCTGATCCTCGATGCCGATGCGGCCCTCGACAAACTCCTCGCGCTGAAGGCCGAGCTCGATTCGGCCGCGACCGATGCGTACGTCGACCTAGCTCAGAAGAAGCTCGTGCCCGAAAAAGATGGGCACAGGCTTGATGTCTACGGGACGATCGCCAGGATCGAAGCAGCTTTTCGTCAAGGTCAGGACGAGGTCTTGGCGATGGTCGAGACCGTGCCGCCGAAACGTCGCGCCGCGGAGCTTGGCAACGTCGAATTCTCTCATGTTCTCGGGTACTTCGAGACGCGCTACACGCTGGGTGAACGCGCCAAGGATCGAACGTACAACTTGCGGCTTGCGGCTTCGCGCCTCGATGGCGCCGTCGTCATGCCCGGTGAAATCTTCGACTTCAACGAAGTCGTCGGCCCGCGTGACGAGGCGCATGGGTATCGCGTCGCGCCGGTCATTGCGCAAGGCGAGCTCGTCGACGGACTCGGCGGCGGCACGTGCCAAATCTCGGGAACGTTGCATGGTGCCGCCTTTTTTGCCGGCCTCGATATCGTCGAGCGGTATCCGCATTCACGTCCGAGCTATTACATCAAGCTTGGATTGGACGCGACGGTCGTCTATCCGACCATCAATTTCCGATTTCGTAATCCATTCAATTTCCCAATCGTTCTTCATGAAACAGTTTCCAATGGTATCGTGCGCGCCGAAATCCTCGGTCCCGCACGCCGCCATACCGTGACGTATTTCCGGCGCATCGACGAAGTCGTGCCATTCGAGGAGATCGAGCGCAAAACACCCAAATTGCCCGAAGGCACGCGCGTACTCGCGCAACGAGGCATTCCGGGATTCAAAACCACGAGCTCCCGCGTCGTGCGAGATGGCGCCCATGGCGTTCGTTACAGATGGACCGATTCTTACCCGCCGACCACGCAAATCTTCAATGTCGGGTCAGGGCCGAAGGAATTGGACGTTTCCGCGAAGGACGACGACCATCCCGAATACATCGTCGATGAATATCTCGTCGTCACGCAAGGCCCCGACATTCACACGCCTGGTGTATCCGGTCCCGAACCTGGTGGCGGTACGATCGAAAGCCGCGAACCAGGACGCACGGGCGAACGTGGATATTATGAAAAATTAGGTCTGACGCATTTTCGCGGCAATGAAAGCAGCGACGCCGATGCGGCTCCGACGGTTGCTGCTGCGACAGAAACCCCCGTCGACGACAAAGCAAAAAAGCCGGACGAGCCCAAAACCAAAAAGAAAAAGAAGAAAAAGAAAAGCAAGACGGCCGATTCAGGTTAG